Genomic segment of Sphingobium sp. Z007:
ACAAGCTGCGCGACCGCGCCGCCAGCCTCAAAGGCTGGGGCTTCGCCGCGCAGGCCCTGCCCGACATCTAAGTGGGGCATCAACCCGGCCCGTTCGCTTCGAGCGAAGTCGAGAAGCAGATAGCGCAATGCCCGCGTTTCTCGACTACGCTCGAAACGAACGGATGGCGACTGATCCCCGTTCAACCCCGTGGCGTAAGACCGCCCAGCGCAATATCGACCAGCTTTTCCGCCACCTCTTCGGGGCTGAGCGGGCCATCGGGATCATGCCAACGCGCCGGCCAATTGAGCGCGCCCGCCAGCGTGAAGGAGGCGAAACGGATATCCACCGGCGCAATCGATCCGTCGGCCATCCCCTCCGCGATCATCCCGCGCACCGCGTCGTCAATTTCCCGCTTGCGCGCGCGGAACCTGGTGGCGCTATCCAGCGACAGCACCTCTTCATTGGTGCGGATCACGCAGCGGCCGAAATCGTCCATGTTGATACAGGCATAGCGCAGCAGGAAGGCGCGCAATCGGTCATGACCGCTTCCCGGCGCATCGGCCGCCTTATCGGCAGCCTCCCGCAGCATCGACAGGCCGCGATTCACACATTCGACCAGCACCTGCTCCTTGTTACCCAAATAATG
This window contains:
- a CDS encoding TetR/AcrR family transcriptional regulator, producing MPKSAVPVSATAAPSPFRNKAEREQDRADKREAVLLAAVRMFNARGYHAASLDDVAASLGVSKPTIYHYLGNKEQVLVECVNRGLSMLREAADKAADAPGSGHDRLRAFLLRYACINMDDFGRCVIRTNEEVLSLDSATRFRARKREIDDAVRGMIAEGMADGSIAPVDIRFASFTLAGALNWPARWHDPDGPLSPEEVAEKLVDIALGGLTPRG